One genomic segment of Catalinimonas alkaloidigena includes these proteins:
- a CDS encoding DUF5690 family protein: MYHPKITNWLSRTHGPLGDWVFSLYAIIAAFCTYSCMYAFRKPFAVATFSELSLWGVDYKIWLITSQVLGYTLSKFLGIKIVSEMGGKRRAISIVILIGIAGVALFLFAIVPPPYNILFLFFNGLPLGMVWGLVFSYLEGRKLTEILGAGLSVSFIFSSGFVKTIGAWVMLDWGVSNFWMPFVTGGLFALPLLFFVWMLNQLPPPSEEDERLRTRRKPMNKAERWEFLRLFAPGLILLVIAYTFLTAFRDFRDNFAREIWISLGYGEDVAIYTETEVPIALAVLLIMGLLMFIKSNRKALNTYHLLIAFGFFLVGASTFAFEQAWISPPVWMTLVGLGLYLGYVPFNSILFDRLLAAFKYVGTAGFLIYVADSVGYLGSVGVLFYKNFGHAELSWLRFFIVSAYTMTFVGSALMILSMIYFRHRLHFWKVGEVTEVSPQEITA, translated from the coding sequence ATGTACCATCCTAAAATTACGAACTGGCTCAGCCGAACCCACGGCCCGCTTGGAGACTGGGTCTTTTCTTTGTACGCCATTATCGCTGCTTTCTGCACCTACTCCTGTATGTATGCTTTTCGCAAACCCTTTGCGGTGGCTACCTTCAGTGAGCTTTCTCTCTGGGGAGTAGATTATAAAATCTGGCTGATCACTTCTCAGGTGCTTGGTTATACGCTATCCAAGTTCTTAGGAATCAAAATTGTATCTGAGATGGGTGGTAAGCGTAGAGCGATCTCTATCGTAATACTAATTGGAATAGCTGGCGTAGCGCTTTTCCTTTTTGCCATTGTTCCTCCTCCTTACAATATACTTTTTCTTTTTTTCAACGGCTTGCCACTGGGCATGGTGTGGGGATTGGTATTCAGTTACCTGGAAGGAAGGAAACTTACTGAAATATTGGGGGCCGGATTATCCGTCAGCTTTATTTTTTCTTCAGGCTTTGTCAAAACTATAGGGGCCTGGGTGATGCTGGACTGGGGCGTATCCAACTTCTGGATGCCTTTTGTGACCGGAGGGTTATTCGCACTGCCTTTGCTTTTTTTCGTATGGATGCTCAATCAACTGCCTCCCCCTTCTGAAGAAGATGAGCGTCTGCGTACCAGGCGCAAGCCCATGAACAAAGCGGAACGCTGGGAATTTCTGCGGCTATTTGCTCCCGGGCTCATCCTGCTGGTCATTGCCTATACATTCCTGACTGCCTTCCGCGACTTTAGAGATAACTTCGCCCGTGAAATATGGATTTCGCTGGGCTACGGAGAGGATGTAGCCATTTATACCGAAACTGAGGTGCCTATCGCATTAGCAGTTCTGCTTATCATGGGTTTATTGATGTTCATTAAAAGTAACCGTAAAGCGCTTAATACATATCATCTGCTGATAGCCTTTGGCTTCTTTCTGGTAGGAGCCAGTACCTTTGCCTTTGAGCAGGCCTGGATTAGCCCTCCGGTATGGATGACTCTGGTAGGCCTGGGCTTATATTTGGGCTACGTGCCTTTCAACAGTATATTGTTTGACCGCCTCCTGGCAGCATTTAAATATGTAGGCACAGCAGGCTTTCTGATTTATGTTGCTGACTCAGTTGGCTACCTGGGCAGTGTAGGGGTGCTCTTTTACAAAAACTTTGGGCATGCTGAACTAAGCTGGCTACGATTTTTTATCGTTTCCGCCTACACCATGACCTTTGTAGGCAGCGCCTTAATGATCCTTTCCATGATTTACTTCCGCCACCGGCTGCATTTCTGGAAGGTGGGCGAAGTTACGGAAGTCAGTCCACAGGAAATTACTGCTTAA
- a CDS encoding histidinol-phosphatase: MGFTNFHGHTHYCDGKGRAEEYAEAAITQKMPVYGFSSHAPLPYELPWTMPESETEKYVSEVRKVKEQYAAQLQVYTGLEVDFIPDVAGPGHERIRKLDLDYTVGSVHFVDFFPKGHPWEIDGKHELFLEGLQQIFNGDIQKAIERYFSLIRQMVEKDPPDIVGHLDKIRIQNEEGNLFSEEALWYRDAVEETLQVIQKKGLITEVNTRGIYKKKTTAPYPSPWILERMQALDIPIMLNSDAHHPREITACFEDTAKLLLDIGYDHCRILLDGKWQDATLTIKGIHYVPS, translated from the coding sequence ATGGGCTTTACCAACTTCCACGGACATACGCATTATTGTGATGGAAAAGGCAGGGCTGAAGAATATGCCGAGGCTGCCATAACCCAGAAGATGCCGGTCTATGGTTTTTCTTCCCATGCTCCGCTTCCTTACGAACTGCCCTGGACGATGCCGGAGAGTGAGACTGAGAAATACGTGTCAGAAGTCCGAAAAGTAAAAGAGCAGTATGCCGCACAACTTCAAGTTTATACCGGACTGGAAGTAGATTTTATTCCTGATGTAGCTGGTCCGGGGCATGAGCGGATCAGGAAATTGGACCTGGACTATACGGTGGGTTCAGTACATTTTGTGGATTTCTTTCCAAAGGGTCATCCCTGGGAGATAGACGGAAAGCATGAGCTTTTTCTGGAAGGATTGCAGCAGATCTTTAATGGAGACATTCAGAAAGCCATAGAACGATATTTCAGCCTCATCAGGCAAATGGTTGAGAAAGACCCGCCGGACATTGTTGGACACCTGGACAAGATCAGGATTCAAAATGAGGAGGGGAATTTATTTAGTGAGGAAGCTCTCTGGTATCGTGATGCAGTAGAAGAGACCCTACAAGTGATTCAGAAGAAAGGACTGATTACAGAAGTTAATACGCGGGGTATTTACAAGAAGAAAACGACAGCCCCCTATCCTTCACCCTGGATACTGGAGCGTATGCAAGCGCTGGATATTCCTATCATGTTGAACTCAGACGCGCATCATCCGAGAGAGATTACGGCCTGTTTTGAAGATACCGCAAAATTGCTGTTAGATATAGGTTATGACCATTGCCGAATTTTGCTGGATGGCAAATGGCAGGATGCAACCCTCACGATCAAAGGAATCCACTATGTACCATCCTAA
- a CDS encoding alkaline phosphatase family protein, with amino-acid sequence MRNLVTCSLLFLSLASDIHAQMLPGIKHVVLIGIDGLSPEGILQATTPTFDSLMQEGAYSMTAQAVLPSSSGPNWASMIYGASPEEHAVYNNEWRPKDIGDQVLCNEDSGSMWPSIFRLVREEYQEADLASFHDWPTIGRLIEPGVLNMLADTKGEDRTAEAAASYLFEHEPSLMFVHLDHVDHAGHSQQWGSAEYLHAVEKADHLTNLILDGLRKKGLLEESLIILTSDHGGINTSHGGNTPEETTIPWIISGANVKGSYEIPDDIMTYDTAATIAYVFGIQQPSCWIGRPVISAFTEY; translated from the coding sequence ATGCGAAATCTCGTTACCTGCTCACTACTCTTTCTTTCATTAGCCTCGGATATACATGCCCAGATGTTGCCGGGGATTAAACATGTTGTGCTGATTGGCATTGACGGACTGAGTCCGGAAGGCATATTACAGGCCACTACGCCTACCTTTGATTCATTGATGCAGGAGGGGGCTTATTCTATGACTGCCCAGGCAGTACTACCTTCCAGCAGTGGGCCCAACTGGGCTTCTATGATCTACGGAGCCTCTCCTGAAGAACATGCTGTCTACAACAATGAATGGCGCCCTAAAGATATTGGAGATCAGGTGCTGTGCAATGAGGATTCAGGAAGTATGTGGCCCAGTATATTCCGTCTGGTTAGAGAAGAATATCAGGAGGCTGACCTGGCAAGTTTTCATGACTGGCCTACCATAGGAAGGTTAATTGAGCCAGGCGTACTCAATATGCTGGCAGATACCAAAGGTGAAGATCGTACTGCTGAGGCGGCGGCTTCTTATTTGTTTGAACATGAGCCTTCTCTGATGTTTGTTCACCTGGATCATGTTGATCATGCCGGACATTCACAGCAGTGGGGCTCAGCCGAATACCTGCATGCGGTAGAAAAAGCTGACCATCTGACCAACCTGATTCTGGACGGATTACGCAAAAAAGGTCTGCTGGAAGAAAGCCTGATCATCCTCACCTCCGATCATGGAGGCATTAATACCAGCCACGGCGGCAATACGCCCGAAGAAACCACTATCCCCTGGATCATCAGTGGGGCTAATGTGAAAGGCAGTTATGAGATTCCTGATGATATCATGACCTATGACACTGCTGCTACCATTGCCTATGTATTTGGCATACAGCAGCCTTCCTGCTGGATTGGTCGCCCGGTCATTAGCGCTTTTACGGAATATTAA
- a CDS encoding TIGR03364 family FAD-dependent oxidoreductase, translating to MKRNPRAIGASIRNFGLIWPIGQAPGPALERALRSRAIWLEVAEKANIWLTQNGSLHLAHQADEMAVLEEFMAQNQNNGYECQLLTSAQASQKSKGVKHEGLLGGLWSASELTVDPREAISKLPAMLEEQYGVAFYFDTAINAIEKNKLQANQQSYQAEKIFVCSGSDFETLYPEVFAETEITKCKLQMMRTAVQPNDWKLGPTLCGGLTLRHYAAFQDCPSLHAMSDRFDAENPAFALWHIHVMMAQNGLGELVIGDSHEYGKALGPFDKEEINGHIMDYLHTFAQAPDMQIAERWHGIYAKLPGKTEFIAHPSEEVTIVNALSGAGMTLSFGLAEEVVTDIF from the coding sequence TTGAAAAGAAATCCCCGTGCCATCGGGGCTTCTATTCGCAACTTTGGTCTGATCTGGCCTATAGGTCAGGCCCCTGGACCGGCACTGGAAAGAGCGTTACGCAGCAGAGCTATCTGGCTGGAAGTAGCAGAAAAAGCTAATATCTGGCTTACTCAAAATGGCTCCTTACACCTTGCCCATCAGGCAGATGAGATGGCGGTACTGGAAGAATTTATGGCGCAAAACCAAAACAATGGTTATGAATGTCAGCTGCTTACCTCTGCTCAGGCTTCACAAAAAAGTAAAGGTGTTAAACATGAAGGATTGCTGGGAGGCTTATGGAGTGCAAGCGAACTGACTGTTGACCCCAGAGAGGCCATTAGCAAACTACCTGCCATGCTGGAAGAGCAGTATGGGGTAGCGTTTTACTTTGATACCGCCATCAATGCCATAGAAAAAAATAAACTACAGGCGAATCAACAGTCCTATCAGGCCGAAAAGATATTTGTATGCAGCGGCAGCGACTTTGAAACGCTTTATCCGGAAGTGTTTGCAGAGACTGAGATTACCAAATGCAAGCTACAGATGATGCGCACTGCTGTTCAGCCCAATGATTGGAAACTCGGCCCTACCCTATGTGGAGGTTTAACATTGAGGCACTATGCGGCTTTTCAGGACTGTCCCTCTTTACATGCGATGAGCGACCGCTTTGATGCGGAAAACCCAGCCTTTGCGTTGTGGCATATACATGTGATGATGGCTCAGAATGGTTTGGGGGAACTGGTGATTGGAGATTCTCATGAATATGGCAAAGCTTTAGGCCCATTTGATAAAGAAGAAATTAATGGTCATATCATGGATTACCTGCATACTTTCGCCCAGGCACCTGACATGCAGATTGCAGAGCGCTGGCATGGCATTTATGCTAAGCTGCCCGGAAAAACAGAATTTATCGCCCATCCTTCTGAGGAAGTGACTATCGTCAACGCACTAAGTGGCGCAGGCATGACCCTGTCTTTTGGGCTGGCAGAAGAAGTAGTCACTGACATTTTCTAA
- a CDS encoding M48 family metalloprotease: MNNKFSFRFFFYAISCSLFIAFSSCEEDSALFISPEQQIELGRQLDSTIMASPGEYPVLDASEYPEAYDYLEGIFDEILRSNAVRYEEFPWQIRIIEGDETLNAFAAPGGFAYVYTGLIKYLDSEDDLAGVLGHEIAHADLEHSARQMERQYGASLLLSIVLGDGTAQQLGQIATGLVGLKFSRNFERNADEKSVEYLSDTRYNCAAARSFFQKLEEEGQAGGTPEFLSTHPDPGSRVENITEKANAVGCDTDPLDPASYDDFKAMLP; the protein is encoded by the coding sequence ATGAACAATAAATTTTCATTCCGATTTTTCTTTTATGCGATAAGCTGCTCCTTATTTATTGCTTTTTCTTCCTGTGAAGAAGACAGTGCATTATTTATTTCTCCCGAGCAGCAGATTGAATTAGGCCGCCAGTTGGATTCTACCATTATGGCTAGCCCCGGAGAATATCCGGTTTTGGACGCATCAGAGTATCCTGAAGCATATGATTACCTGGAAGGTATTTTTGATGAAATCTTAAGATCAAATGCGGTACGTTACGAAGAATTCCCCTGGCAGATCAGAATTATAGAGGGTGATGAAACCCTGAATGCATTTGCTGCTCCCGGTGGATTTGCCTATGTCTATACCGGACTGATCAAATACCTGGACTCGGAGGATGATCTGGCTGGCGTACTGGGCCACGAGATTGCCCATGCCGATCTGGAACATTCAGCACGTCAGATGGAAAGACAATATGGTGCTAGCTTACTACTGAGTATAGTATTAGGCGATGGTACTGCCCAGCAGCTAGGACAAATCGCCACAGGTTTAGTGGGTTTAAAGTTTAGCAGAAACTTCGAGAGGAACGCGGATGAGAAATCCGTAGAATATCTCTCTGATACCCGATACAACTGCGCGGCAGCACGCTCTTTTTTCCAGAAACTGGAAGAAGAGGGGCAGGCAGGGGGCACGCCAGAGTTTTTGAGTACCCATCCTGACCCTGGTAGCAGGGTTGAAAACATCACTGAAAAAGCCAATGCAGTAGGCTGCGATACGGATCCCTTAGACCCAGCCTCCTACGATGACTTTAAAGCCATGCTGCCTTAA
- a CDS encoding DUF6702 family protein has translation MILAYILTSLLLNFHPFHVSVMSIHHASDENTLQITLKIFADDLEEALNDEQFRTPEQAFVDVLNPKDPQSLDQYVEEYLRKHMNIKVNGKEVQAAYLGKEVEDMAMWCYFEISDVEQLENIQVRSSILTEIFDDQINIVHVNYGGVIKSMKLAGNRLLDEVSFG, from the coding sequence ATGATTCTAGCATATATCCTTACAAGTTTGCTGCTTAATTTTCACCCCTTCCATGTCAGTGTGATGAGTATTCACCACGCTTCTGATGAAAATACGCTGCAAATTACCCTCAAGATTTTTGCCGATGATCTGGAAGAAGCATTAAATGACGAGCAGTTCAGAACTCCTGAGCAGGCCTTTGTTGATGTGCTTAACCCTAAGGATCCGCAAAGCCTGGACCAGTATGTAGAAGAATATCTGCGGAAGCACATGAACATCAAAGTGAACGGAAAAGAGGTGCAGGCAGCCTATCTGGGCAAGGAAGTAGAAGATATGGCGATGTGGTGTTACTTTGAAATCAGCGATGTGGAGCAGTTAGAAAACATACAGGTAAGAAGTTCTATCCTGACAGAAATTTTTGACGATCAGATAAATATTGTGCATGTCAACTACGGTGGCGTCATTAAGAGCATGAAACTTGCAGGAAATCGTTTGCTAGATGAAGTTTCATTTGGTTAA